Proteins encoded within one genomic window of Syntrophobacterales bacterium:
- a CDS encoding acetyl-CoA C-acetyltransferase, with amino-acid sequence MKDVVIVNGARTAVGSFGGSLKGVKAVDLGALVIKEAIKRAGLRPDLGAEINSYRPDVFKDIKQTEFQKKFYDYSEDAQPVYFDECIMGNALTGGQGQNPGRQAAIYAGLPEETNAITVNKVCASGMKSVSLAAQAIKAGDAEIIVAGGMENMSNAPFALPDARWGYRMSMPFGQMVDLTVFDGLFEIFHGYHMGITAENIASLYKISRQEQDELALLSHQRAMAAIASGATADEIVPVVIPQKKGQPVVFAKDERPMETSLEKMAKLAPAFKKDGGTVTAGNASGINDGAAALVVMSADKAKELGLKPLARIKGYAAGGVDTAYMGLGPVPATRKVMAKLGLTIKDFDIIELNEAFASQAIACMRELKITTDNCNLNGSGISIGHPVGCTGARIIYSLAMQLQKKNLHLGLATLCIGGGQGMAIVLERV; translated from the coding sequence ATGAAAGATGTTGTAATCGTAAATGGGGCAAGAACGGCAGTCGGCAGTTTCGGCGGCTCGCTCAAGGGCGTCAAGGCAGTCGATCTGGGGGCGCTGGTCATCAAGGAGGCCATCAAAAGGGCCGGTCTCCGGCCTGATCTGGGCGCGGAGATAAATTCTTATCGTCCTGACGTTTTCAAGGATATCAAACAGACAGAATTTCAAAAGAAGTTCTACGATTATTCCGAGGATGCCCAGCCGGTCTATTTCGACGAGTGCATCATGGGAAACGCCCTGACCGGCGGCCAGGGGCAGAATCCGGGCCGTCAGGCGGCGATCTACGCGGGCCTCCCCGAGGAGACCAACGCCATCACCGTCAACAAGGTGTGCGCCTCCGGCATGAAGTCGGTCTCTCTTGCCGCGCAGGCAATCAAGGCGGGCGATGCGGAGATAATCGTCGCCGGCGGCATGGAAAACATGTCCAACGCCCCGTTTGCCCTCCCCGACGCGCGCTGGGGATACCGGATGAGCATGCCGTTTGGACAGATGGTTGATCTGACCGTTTTCGACGGGCTCTTCGAGATCTTCCACGGCTATCACATGGGCATCACCGCCGAAAACATCGCCTCTTTGTACAAAATCAGCCGGCAGGAGCAGGATGAACTGGCGCTTTTGAGCCATCAGCGGGCAATGGCGGCGATCGCCAGCGGCGCCACGGCCGACGAAATCGTCCCGGTCGTGATTCCGCAGAAAAAGGGACAGCCGGTTGTCTTCGCCAAGGATGAACGCCCGATGGAGACATCCCTCGAGAAAATGGCCAAGCTTGCCCCCGCCTTCAAGAAGGACGGGGGAACGGTAACCGCCGGGAACGCCTCCGGGATCAACGACGGCGCCGCGGCCCTCGTTGTAATGTCTGCCGACAAGGCGAAGGAACTCGGACTCAAGCCGCTGGCAAGGATCAAGGGCTACGCCGCAGGCGGCGTTGATACGGCCTACATGGGGCTGGGGCCGGTCCCCGCGACCAGGAAGGTGATGGCAAAGCTCGGCCTGACAATCAAGGATTTTGACATAATCGAGCTCAACGAAGCCTTTGCCAGTCAGGCCATCGCCTGCATGCGGGAGCTGAAGATAACGACGGACAACTGCAATCTGAACGGCAGCGGCATCTCGATCGGTCATCCGGTCGGCTGCACCGGCGCCCGGATCATCTACAGCCTCGCGATGCAGTTGCAGAAGAAAAACCTCCATCTCGGTCTTGCCACGTTATGCATCGGCGGCGGCCAGGGAATGGCCATCGTCCTCGAGCGGGTTTAA